The Rhizobium sp. WSM4643 genome contains the following window.
TTGCCGCCGACTGGTCGGTCGATTATTTCACCGCCCTCGGTGACGACGCCATGTCGGATGAGATGCTGGCCTTCATCGACACATCAGGCATCGGCACGAGCCTCATCCGCCGTATCAGGGGCAGGACGCCCGGCCTCTATATGATCAACCTGAAAAATGGCGAACGCTCCTTCAGCTATTGGCGCGACAGCTCGGCCGCCCGCAGCCTGGCTGCCGATCCGGACAGTCTGCGCGAGGCGGTGGAAAGCGCTGCCGTCATCTATTTTTCCGGCATCACCCTTGCCATCCTGCCGCATGAGGATGCCGAGACGCTGCTCGCCGAAGTTCGTCGCGCCAAGGCCGCCGGCAAGCTCGTCGTCTTCGATCCGAACATCCGCCCGCGCCTCTGGTCGAGCTACGACGTGATGCACACGACGATTAGCGAAGGCGCCCGCTCCTCCGTGCTCGTCATGCCGAGCTTCGACGACGAGGCCGCCCATTTCGGCGATGATTCCATCGAGGCGACGATCCATCGCTATCGCGCGCTAGGTGCCATCGATATCGTCGTCAAGAACGGCGCTGACGGTGTCACGCTGAATTTTGCCGGCGAGCAAACCTTCGTTCCGGCCGAAAAGGTGAAGAAGGTGGTCGACACGACCAGCGCCGGCGACAGCTTCAACGGCGCGTTTCTCGCACGATATCTCGAAGCAGGCGATGCGCCTGCCGCCGCCCGTTTCGCAGCAAAGGTCGCTGCCCGCGTCGTCAGCGAACATGGTGCATTGGTCGTAAAGGAAAAGCTTGGATTGGATGGCAGCTAAGCCTCGTGAACTTTCAGCTTACCGAGCTTTAGGTCTTGGTGACGCAGTATGAACGCCATGTGCGGGCGCGCTCCGCTTTGTCGGCGTCCTTACCTCGCGACCAGGGGAAATCAGGACTTGGTCGGCCGGTCGGATTCGCGAACCGCCTCGTCATGGTACCAGCAGCTGTCGAGTGCGGCATCGCAGACTTCGGCTGCCTCGCGCTCCATCAGGCGGGCGCGTTCGAACCTGTTGGCGTTGCGTATCGCCTTGACGGGAAACTGGTAGATCGTTGCGGAATCACGGTGGAAACCGGTGGGCATGAGATCGCCTCCATTCAGCTCGGCGCATCAACATTTCAGGACCGCTACCATAGCATAATGCACATAGTTTATGCAAATTGCACAAAATAAGAGCAATGTTGCAATTGTAGCCGGTCGGCATGCTGTCTCGACCAAAAGCTTCCGCCAATTTGTTTAACACTTCATCATTTGAGCTTAACGCCGCAATTTTCATCCGGTTCCAGATGGAAAAGGTGCGTTTTGATGGCCGATACCGCCTGCGAGCGTTAAAAACAGCCCGATTATCCAAAAGGGAAAAAATCGGTCGGTACGCTGATTCGCGATTTTTCTTTCGCGCGGCGCCAAAACTGGCACGCTACGTGCTTTTAAAGCGTCATCCCTGGCGATCGGATGCGCTTGCGCGCCGAGGTTGCCTCCGGATTTGCTCACCTTTGTAGCACTGAGAGAGTCGCGATGACAAAATTTAAGCTCGAGTACATTTGGCTCGATGGGTACACACCGGTACCGAACCTGCGTGGCAAGACGCAGATCAAGGAATTCGATGAATTCCCGACGCTGGAGCAGCTTCCGCTGTGGGGCTTCGACGGTTCGTCGACCATGCAGGCCGAGGGCCGCAGCTCTGACTGCGTGCTGAAGCCCGTCGCCATTTATCCCGATCCGGCCCGCACCAACGGCGCTCTCGTCATGTGCGAAGTCATGATGCCGGATGGCGTCACGCCGCACGCATCGAACGCTCGCGCGACCATCCTCGACGACGAAGATGCTTGGTTCGGCTTCGAACAGGAATATTTCTTCTACCAGAACGGCCGTCCGCTAGGCTTCCCTGAGCAGGGCTACCCGGCTCCGCAGGGTCCCTATTACACTGGCGTCGGCTACTCGAACGTCGGCGACGTTGCCCGCGAAATCGTCGAAGAGCACCTCGACCTCTGCCTCGCTGCCGGCATCAACCACGAAGGCATCAATGCCGAAGTGGCCAAGGGTCAGTGGGAATTCCAGATTTTCGGCAAGGGCTCCAAGAAGGCCGCCGACCAGATCTGGATGGCACGCTACCTGCTGCAGCGCCTGACCGAAAAGTACGGCATCGACATCGAGTATCATTGCAAGCCGCTCGGCGACACCGACTGGAACGGCTCGGGCATGCATTGCAACTTCTCGACCAAGTACCTGCGCGAAGTCGGTGGTAAGGAATATTTCGAAGCGCTGATGGCGCAGTTCGACAAGAACCTCATGGACCACATCGCGGTCTACGGCCCCGATAACGACAAGCGCCTGACCGGCAAGCATGAGACGGCTCCGTGGAACAAGTTCTCCTACGGCGTTGCCGACCGCGGTGCTTCGATCCGCGTGCCGCACTCCTTCATCAAGAACGACTACAAGGGCTATCTGGAAGATCGCCGCCCGAACTCGCAAGGCGACCCCTACCAGATCGCTTCGCAGGTTCTGAAGACGATCTCGGAAGTTCCGACTGCAAGCTCGGCCTCCGCTGCCGCTTAACCTCCCGAACGGCGCCGGTCCTCGATCGGCGCCGTGACCTTCTTTTTTCCGTATGAAAACCGCCGCCGGCTACCGACATGATCGGGGCGATCGGTCAGGCGAAAGCCCTGCAATCCTTGCAATATGGGCTGTAATATTTCCATCATGGTCATGCCTCAAAATAGAGAAGCGGGAATCGCCGTTCCGGAACCCCGCTTTGGGGTTGAGCGTTGCCAGATCACTGCGACGTGGATGGAAATCGTGACATGCTGCAACGTCCGGCAAACACTAATAGCGGCGAGAGCTGGGCCAACGCCGCAGCCGCCGGAAACCTGCCCGAGAGGCTGGTGATCGTCACCGATGCCTGGCACCCGCAGGTCAACGGCGTCGTGCGTTCGATCGAGAACACCAACCGCGAACTGGCGAAGATGGGCATCGAGGTTTCGATGGTGACGCCGGAGCGCTTCAACAGCATCCCCTGCCCGACCTATCCTGAGATCCGCCTGTCGATCGCCAATTACCGCCGCATCGCCCGCGAAATTGAAAAGCACAAACCCTCCTACGTGCATATCGCCACCGAAGGTCCTCTGGGGCTCACCGCCCGCCGCTGGTGCCTGAAGAACCGCATGCCGTTTTCGACGAGCTACCACACCCGCTTCCCGGAATACGTTTCCGCGCGCCTGCCGATACCGAAGAGCTGGCTCTACTCCTTCGTCCGGTGGTTCCATAATGGCGGCGCCGGCTGCATGGTGGCGACACCGAGCCTTGCCCGCGAACTGTCGGAAAAGGGCATCCGCAACCTCATGCCCTGGAGCCGCGGCATCGACGCCACGCAGTTCCGTCCGATGGAGCTCGAGGAAAACCCGTTCGGCCTGTCGCGCCCGATCTTCATAACCGTCGGCCGCGTGGCGCTGGAAAAGAATCTGCCGGCATTCCTCGATCTCGACCTGCCCGGTTCCAAGGTCGTCGTTGGTGATGGTCCGGCCCGCGCCGAGCTCGAAAAGCAATATCCCGAGGTCTTCTTCGCCGGCGTGCAGTTCGGCGAGGATCTGGCGAAAGCCTATGCCCAGGCCGACGTCTTCGTCTTTCCCTCGCTCACCGACACCTTCGGCAACACCATCCTCGAAGCACTGGCATCGGGCGTGCCCGTTGCAGCCTATCCGGTCACCGGCCCGCTCGATATCATCGGCGAGGACAGCGAAGTCGGGGCGCTCGACACAAACCTGCAAACAGCCTGTCTTGCCGCCCTCTCCGCCTCGCGTATCAAGGCGCGTGAACTCGCCATGCAATATTCCTGGGAAGCGGCGACGCTGCAGTTCATCAACAATATCCGCGCCGCCAACGGCGTGATCACGCCGAAATGGAAGAAGGCCTGGCAATTTGCCACCAAGTCGCTTCCAAGAAGCAGAAAGCCCGGCGAAACCGCCGGGCCTGTCCCGTCCGCGGACTGATCGCTCTTGCTTGTGCAAGGCGCTGTGGACGGCAGGTGTTTCGGCGATGGCGTTTAGAAGCACGAAGCAACTGCGATGCAGCAGACTTCACCCGCTGCCGGCCGAGATCGTGGCGCTGCGCGAGTCGTTGATCGGAAGCGCTGCTGAAGGGCCGGAATGGCTATCGCAGTGCTTGTGATACCCCCTCTGCGCTGCCGGGCATCTCCCCCACAAGGAGGGAGATCGGATCGGCGTGATGGCTTCCCCAGACAATGATCGGGGCGATGGGCGTTACGCCGATAGAGGAGAAACGATGGTCAAACCTCCTACCAATCTCCCTCCTTGTGGGGGAGATGAGGGCAGAGGGGGGGTGGCCAGACGGCACCGGCCCAACTCCACAAAACGCCACAAATCAGCGTCAACCAAGCCTACGTCCGTCTCTTCTTGCCTTCGAACGGATTGTCAGGCGAGCGGAAATGGATGCGGATCGGCACGCTCGGCATGTCGAAATCGGCGCGCAAGCCGTTGATCAGATAACGCGTATAAGATTCCGGCAGCGCATCCGACCGGGTGCAGGAAATCATGAAGGCCGGCGGGCGGGCTTTGACTTGCGTCATATATTTCAGCTTGATGCGGCGGCCGGAAACGGCCGGCGGCGGATGCTGAATCTGCTGCGTCTCCAGCCAACGGTTGAGCCGCGCCGTCGAGATGCGCTTGTTCCAGACCTTGTCCGTGTCGATGATCGACTGCATCAGCTTGTCGAGCCCCCAGCCGGTCTGGCCGGAGATTGGCACGGCGCGAATGCCGCGCGCCTGCGGCAGCAGCCGGTCGGTCTTTTCGCGCAAGTCGGCAAGCACCGCCTGCCGGTCTTCGATCATGTCCCACTTGTTGAAGGCGAGCACGGCGGCACGGCCCTCGCGCAGCACCAGGTCGACGATCTGCAGGTCCTGTTTCTCGAAGGGGATCGTCGCATCGAAGACGATGACGACGGTTTCGGCAAAGCGGATGGCGCGCAGTGCATCGGCAACCGAAAGCTTCTCCAGCTTCTCGATCACCCGCGCCTTGCGGCGCATGCCTGCCGTATCGAACATCTTGATGGTGCGGCCGCGCCAGTCCCATTCGACCGAAATAGAGTCGCGAGTGATGCCCGCCTCCGGTCCGGTCAAAAGCCGATCCTCGCCGAGGAAGCGATTGATCAGCGTCGATTTGCCGGCATTCGGCCGGCCGACGATCGCCACCCGGAGCGGCTTGGTCTCATCATAGGCCGGCTCCTCGTCCTCGTCGCTGCCCTCGCCTTCGGTCTGCGGAATGTCGACGTCAGTGACGGCGACATCCTCCTTGGCGGGATAGGCTCGGTCCTCGCCGATTGCCGCAACGATGGCGTCGCGCAGGTCGAGCATGCCCTGCCCATGTTCG
Protein-coding sequences here:
- a CDS encoding sugar kinase encodes the protein MSGRFLSIGECMVELSQAGDGLLRKGFAGDTFNTAWYARACLAADWSVDYFTALGDDAMSDEMLAFIDTSGIGTSLIRRIRGRTPGLYMINLKNGERSFSYWRDSSAARSLAADPDSLREAVESAAVIYFSGITLAILPHEDAETLLAEVRRAKAAGKLVVFDPNIRPRLWSSYDVMHTTISEGARSSVLVMPSFDDEAAHFGDDSIEATIHRYRALGAIDIVVKNGADGVTLNFAGEQTFVPAEKVKKVVDTTSAGDSFNGAFLARYLEAGDAPAAARFAAKVAARVVSEHGALVVKEKLGLDGS
- the gstI gene encoding glutamine synthetase translation inhibitor GstI, with the translated sequence MPTGFHRDSATIYQFPVKAIRNANRFERARLMEREAAEVCDAALDSCWYHDEAVRESDRPTKS
- a CDS encoding glutamine synthetase beta-grasp domain-containing protein — encoded protein: MTKFKLEYIWLDGYTPVPNLRGKTQIKEFDEFPTLEQLPLWGFDGSSTMQAEGRSSDCVLKPVAIYPDPARTNGALVMCEVMMPDGVTPHASNARATILDDEDAWFGFEQEYFFYQNGRPLGFPEQGYPAPQGPYYTGVGYSNVGDVAREIVEEHLDLCLAAGINHEGINAEVAKGQWEFQIFGKGSKKAADQIWMARYLLQRLTEKYGIDIEYHCKPLGDTDWNGSGMHCNFSTKYLREVGGKEYFEALMAQFDKNLMDHIAVYGPDNDKRLTGKHETAPWNKFSYGVADRGASIRVPHSFIKNDYKGYLEDRRPNSQGDPYQIASQVLKTISEVPTASSASAAA
- a CDS encoding glycosyltransferase family 4 protein is translated as MLQRPANTNSGESWANAAAAGNLPERLVIVTDAWHPQVNGVVRSIENTNRELAKMGIEVSMVTPERFNSIPCPTYPEIRLSIANYRRIAREIEKHKPSYVHIATEGPLGLTARRWCLKNRMPFSTSYHTRFPEYVSARLPIPKSWLYSFVRWFHNGGAGCMVATPSLARELSEKGIRNLMPWSRGIDATQFRPMELEENPFGLSRPIFITVGRVALEKNLPAFLDLDLPGSKVVVGDGPARAELEKQYPEVFFAGVQFGEDLAKAYAQADVFVFPSLTDTFGNTILEALASGVPVAAYPVTGPLDIIGEDSEVGALDTNLQTACLAALSASRIKARELAMQYSWEAATLQFINNIRAANGVITPKWKKAWQFATKSLPRSRKPGETAGPVPSAD
- the der gene encoding ribosome biogenesis GTPase Der, translated to MSFTVAIVGRPNVGKSTLFNRLVGKKLALVDDTPGVTRDRRPGDARLMGLTFTIIDTAGLEEADAESLQGRMRAQTEAAIDEADLSLFVVDAKSGLTPVDTDLAEMLRRRGKPVVLVANKSEARGSDSGFYDAYTLGLGEPTPISAEHGQGMLDLRDAIVAAIGEDRAYPAKEDVAVTDVDIPQTEGEGSDEDEEPAYDETKPLRVAIVGRPNAGKSTLINRFLGEDRLLTGPEAGITRDSISVEWDWRGRTIKMFDTAGMRRKARVIEKLEKLSVADALRAIRFAETVVIVFDATIPFEKQDLQIVDLVLREGRAAVLAFNKWDMIEDRQAVLADLREKTDRLLPQARGIRAVPISGQTGWGLDKLMQSIIDTDKVWNKRISTARLNRWLETQQIQHPPPAVSGRRIKLKYMTQVKARPPAFMISCTRSDALPESYTRYLINGLRADFDMPSVPIRIHFRSPDNPFEGKKRRT